From the Candidatus Cloacimonadaceae bacterium genome, the window GTCCCCGGAGTCATTGTTATTGAATTTGCCAGAAAGGTCTTGGCAATATCGGTTTTAAGGCTGCTTCTAATCTTGACAATACCGGGTTTTATCGGCATTCTTGGGCTGAGAACCCGGTATGCTACATCGAAGTTTGCTCTAATGCATTCCCAGATGAGGACAATTAGATAAACAAGCGCCCAGATATAGCGCAGTGGATTGTAGAACTTTCTCCAGTCTCTCAAAAACCGGTTACCAAACAAAAGCGTGACAATAAAAGCTGACGCCAATCCAATAATAATGTTATACACACCCAAATTGAAAGTGAGCAACATCCACAAGAAAAACATACTGATAAACAGTGTGATGTACTTCATACTTATAGCCCTATCACTTTTGTCGAGTATTTAGTTGTTTCCAATAATACGTCAACTGCAGGCTGCAAAAAGACAGCTCTGACCCCGGGAATAATCAGTAAACTCATAACCAGACATAATAAAGCCAGCAGAG encodes:
- a CDS encoding Na+/H+ antiporter subunit E, with the translated sequence MKYITLFISMFFLWMLLTFNLGVYNIIIGLASAFIVTLLFGNRFLRDWRKFYNPLRYIWALVYLIVLIWECIRANFDVAYRVLSPRMPIKPGIVKIRSSLKTDIAKTFLANSITMTPGTITVDVIDDDFYVHWIYVSSQDPAVYTRKIIGRFEKILKEVFE